A region of Thermostichus vulcanus str. 'Rupite' DNA encodes the following proteins:
- a CDS encoding dihydroorotase, with the protein MSDDLLIRNAELLVPEGDPWRGDVWVRQGIIAQMDRSIAPEGITQVIEAEGKTLMPGVIDPQVHFREPGREHKEDLQTGSWACARGGVTSFLEMPNTDPLTINQAALDDKLARAASKCVVNYGFFIGATVDNLKDLQTVQGACGIKIFMGSMHGPLLVDDQAALERIFAETDPKFLIAVHAEDLTRIRARQAIFAGQTDVAIHSQIQDEESALIASQRALDLSTRYQHRLHILHLSTGLEVELLRQHKPTWVTAEVTPQHLLLSTADYARLGSLVQMNPPLRDPSNNEQLWQGLRDGILDCIATDHAPHTLEEKAQPYPQSPSGMPGVETALPLMLTAAQQGRCTLAQVVQWMCEAPARLYGIPNKGRLQVGYDADLVLVDLHTPQPVRREEVLSKCGWSPFEGWELVGWPQVTVVGGQIAFREGKVDPMVRGRALQFQR; encoded by the coding sequence TTGTCAGACGATCTGTTGATTCGTAATGCAGAACTTCTCGTGCCAGAAGGGGATCCCTGGCGGGGAGATGTCTGGGTGCGGCAGGGGATCATCGCCCAAATGGATCGTTCGATTGCCCCAGAAGGAATAACACAGGTCATTGAGGCAGAGGGCAAAACGCTGATGCCAGGGGTGATTGACCCACAGGTGCATTTTCGGGAGCCAGGTCGAGAACACAAAGAAGATCTGCAAACGGGCTCCTGGGCCTGTGCCCGCGGTGGGGTAACCAGCTTTTTGGAGATGCCCAATACGGATCCCTTGACGATTAACCAAGCGGCTCTTGATGACAAATTGGCCCGTGCTGCCAGCAAATGCGTAGTCAATTACGGCTTTTTTATCGGGGCTACCGTCGATAACCTAAAGGATCTGCAAACGGTGCAGGGAGCCTGTGGGATCAAGATCTTTATGGGATCCATGCACGGCCCTTTGCTTGTGGATGATCAGGCGGCCCTCGAGCGTATTTTCGCTGAAACGGATCCAAAGTTTTTAATTGCGGTTCATGCCGAAGATCTCACCCGGATTCGCGCCCGTCAGGCCATTTTTGCCGGACAGACGGATGTAGCCATTCACTCCCAAATTCAGGATGAAGAATCGGCACTGATCGCCAGCCAACGGGCATTGGATTTATCCACTCGCTACCAGCATCGCCTGCATATTTTGCATCTGTCCACTGGTCTAGAAGTGGAGTTATTACGGCAGCACAAACCCACTTGGGTAACGGCGGAAGTCACACCGCAACACCTTCTCCTCAGCACCGCCGACTATGCCCGCCTCGGCTCTCTTGTCCAGATGAACCCACCCCTACGGGATCCCAGCAACAATGAACAACTGTGGCAGGGTTTACGAGATGGCATTTTGGACTGCATCGCCACCGATCATGCCCCCCACACCCTAGAGGAAAAAGCCCAACCCTACCCGCAATCCCCCTCAGGCATGCCGGGTGTAGAAACCGCTTTGCCCCTGATGCTGACGGCAGCTCAACAGGGTCGGTGTACCCTGGCCCAGGTGGTGCAGTGGATGTGTGAAGCACCGGCCCGTTTATACGGGATCCCCAATAAGGGGCGCTTGCAGGTGGGGTACGATGCGGATTTGGTGCTGGTGGATCTGCATACCCCCCAACCAGTGCGGCGGGAGGAGGTCTTGTCCAAGTGTGGCTGGAGTCCTTTTGAGGGGTGGGAACTGGTGGGTTGGCCGCAGGTGACGGTGGTGGGTGGACAGATTGCCTTTCGTGAAGGGAAGGTGGATCCGATGGTGCGGGGTCGGGCCTTACAGTTTCAGCGCTAG
- a CDS encoding prepilin peptidase: MLNLLLTSWEFRLLGWVAMLLLGACVGSFLNVVVYRLPKGMSLIHPGSHCPACKTPLGPTENIPILGWFLLRGRCRHCGVSISWRYPAVEALTMGLFALSIGVLGFSPQGILTCVLFSWLLALALIDLDTFLLLEELTRSGLLMGLVARLALPWLEGSGSGAAIGMSLLEGIAGAVLGIWLLEGIGLLARWVLKREAMGLGDGKLMALIGMWLGWPGVVVTLLGGCLLGLLGSGLAMQRGQARLGKPIPFGPYLAMGGVVAALAGSQLVEGYLRWSGLLE, translated from the coding sequence ATGCTCAACCTTCTCCTTACCTCCTGGGAGTTTCGCCTGCTGGGTTGGGTGGCGATGTTGCTGTTGGGGGCTTGTGTCGGCAGTTTTTTGAATGTGGTGGTTTACCGCCTGCCGAAGGGGATGTCGTTGATTCATCCGGGATCCCATTGCCCTGCTTGCAAAACTCCCCTGGGGCCAACCGAGAATATCCCCATTTTGGGTTGGTTTTTGTTGCGGGGGCGCTGCCGTCACTGTGGGGTGTCCATTAGCTGGCGCTATCCAGCGGTGGAAGCGCTGACGATGGGGTTATTTGCCCTCAGTATCGGGGTTTTAGGATTTTCTCCCCAAGGGATCCTCACCTGTGTTTTGTTCAGTTGGTTACTGGCTTTGGCCCTGATTGATTTGGATACTTTTTTGCTGTTGGAGGAACTGACCCGCTCGGGATTGCTAATGGGCCTTGTGGCTCGCTTGGCTTTGCCTTGGCTAGAGGGATCCGGATCGGGGGCGGCTATAGGGATGTCGCTGTTGGAGGGGATTGCGGGGGCAGTGCTGGGGATTTGGCTGCTAGAAGGCATTGGTCTCTTGGCCCGTTGGGTGCTGAAGCGGGAAGCGATGGGCTTGGGGGATGGTAAGCTGATGGCTTTGATCGGCATGTGGTTGGGGTGGCCGGGGGTGGTGGTGACCCTGCTCGGGGGCTGCCTGTTGGGGTTGTTGGGTAGTGGTCTGGCGATGCAGCGGGGGCAGGCTCGTTTGGGTAAGCCGATCCCGTTTGGTCCCTACCTGGCCATGGGTGGGGTCGTGGCAGCCTTGGCGGGATCCCAGTTGGTGGAAGGTTACCTGCGCTGGTCAGGGCTGCTGGAATAG
- the cphA gene encoding cyanophycin synthetase, translating to MRIQSIRVLSGPNYWSIRRHKLIQMRLDLEDLQERPTNKIPGFKEGLEALLPGLWEHHCSRGCYGGFLQRVEEGTWMGHVIEHVALELQTMAGMKVDFGRTRETSVPGIYNVVFEYQEAEAGRFAAKAAVYLCQALVDGEDYRRDLELDIQELREIREAVRFGPSTQSLLDEATLRGIPHLRLNQGSLVQLGYGVYQKRIEATTTERTSIIAADLAADKRATKELLQDMGIPVPKGYTVRRRSELEATIEDVGGYPVVIKPLNANHGKGITVNITSLEAAETAYDAASQYSDVVLVEKHLVGDDYRLLVINNKLVAVAKRIPAYVVGDGRSTIRELIDEVNKDPRRGFGHENVLTLISVDDMTLRVLEGKGYTLDTVLPRGEHCTLKSTANLSTGGIAVDCTDIIHPYNLFIAERAAQIVGLDVAGIDLICPDITQPVNETGGGIVEVNASPGLRMHLAPSEGIPRNVAEPIIDMLFPPGSHTRIPILAVTGTNGKTTTTRLIAHILKGIGKRVGFTTTDGVYIQNHQIAKGDMTGPYSARLVLRDPTVEVAVLETARGGILREGLGFPECDIGVVLNVTSDHLGIGDIDTLEEMARVKSVLVEAVHKQGYAVLNADDGLVASMAENVKATVAYFSMNPENPLIQKHISSGGTAAVYEEGYISILKRGWKLRIEDVTNIPLTLSGKASFMIQNALAATLAAFLHGVSIDDIRMALGTFTSSVAQTPGRLNLFDVGGYQVLVDYAHNAAGYEAIQTTLERWDCQQKIGVIGGPGDRRNSDLRELGVLAARMFDRAIVKEDDDRRGREPGEVAALIREGWEQEKAGGSLQELLDEATAIETALDKAEPGDLVVIFPADVQRTIQIIGRFQDKLNPKPSYRGSSYSMGPDFVPHLHSSKPSEVDGIAPTGSPE from the coding sequence ATGCGCATTCAATCCATCCGCGTTCTCAGTGGCCCCAACTACTGGAGCATCCGTCGTCACAAACTGATTCAAATGCGGCTTGATCTAGAAGATCTACAGGAGCGGCCCACCAACAAGATCCCGGGGTTCAAAGAGGGGTTGGAAGCGTTGTTGCCGGGTTTATGGGAACATCACTGCTCCCGCGGCTGCTATGGTGGCTTTTTGCAACGGGTGGAAGAGGGTACCTGGATGGGGCATGTGATCGAGCATGTAGCTCTGGAACTGCAGACGATGGCCGGGATGAAAGTGGATTTTGGCCGCACCCGCGAAACCTCGGTTCCCGGCATCTACAACGTCGTGTTTGAGTATCAAGAGGCGGAAGCTGGGCGGTTTGCCGCCAAGGCAGCGGTGTATCTCTGTCAGGCGTTGGTGGATGGCGAGGACTATCGCCGTGATCTGGAACTGGATATTCAAGAGCTGCGGGAAATTCGGGAGGCTGTCCGCTTTGGCCCCAGTACCCAATCTTTGCTGGATGAAGCGACGCTGCGGGGGATCCCCCATCTGCGCCTGAATCAGGGATCCCTGGTGCAACTGGGCTACGGGGTGTATCAAAAGCGCATAGAAGCCACCACCACCGAAAGAACCAGCATCATTGCCGCTGACTTAGCGGCAGACAAGCGAGCCACCAAAGAACTCCTGCAGGACATGGGGATCCCGGTGCCGAAGGGGTATACGGTGCGTCGTCGCAGCGAACTGGAAGCCACCATCGAAGATGTGGGGGGCTATCCGGTGGTGATCAAGCCCCTGAATGCCAACCATGGCAAAGGGATCACCGTCAATATCACCAGTCTCGAAGCTGCCGAAACCGCCTACGATGCTGCCAGCCAATACTCCGATGTGGTGTTGGTGGAAAAGCACCTGGTGGGGGATGATTACCGTCTGTTGGTGATCAACAACAAACTGGTGGCGGTCGCCAAACGGATCCCGGCCTACGTCGTCGGAGATGGCCGCTCCACCATTCGAGAACTGATCGATGAAGTGAATAAAGATCCCCGCCGGGGCTTCGGCCATGAAAATGTCTTGACCTTAATCAGCGTCGATGACATGACCCTTCGAGTGCTGGAGGGCAAGGGCTACACTTTAGATACGGTGCTGCCCCGAGGGGAACACTGCACCCTCAAATCCACCGCCAACCTCAGTACCGGTGGCATTGCCGTCGATTGCACCGATATTATCCACCCCTACAATCTCTTTATTGCCGAGCGAGCCGCCCAAATTGTCGGCCTGGATGTGGCCGGGATTGACCTGATCTGCCCGGATATTACCCAGCCCGTGAACGAAACCGGCGGCGGCATTGTGGAAGTGAATGCCTCTCCAGGCTTGCGCATGCACCTAGCCCCCAGTGAAGGGATCCCGCGCAACGTGGCGGAGCCGATCATCGATATGCTTTTCCCCCCCGGCAGCCATACCCGCATCCCGATCCTGGCGGTCACCGGCACCAACGGCAAAACCACCACCACCCGTTTGATCGCCCACATCCTCAAGGGCATTGGCAAGCGGGTTGGCTTTACCACCACCGATGGGGTTTACATCCAAAACCATCAAATTGCCAAAGGGGACATGACAGGGCCCTACAGTGCTCGTCTGGTGCTCCGGGATCCCACGGTGGAGGTGGCGGTGTTGGAAACGGCACGGGGGGGCATTTTGCGGGAGGGGCTGGGCTTCCCCGAATGTGATATTGGGGTAGTGCTGAATGTTACTTCCGATCACTTGGGTATTGGCGATATCGACACCCTGGAGGAAATGGCCCGCGTCAAATCGGTCTTGGTGGAGGCGGTGCACAAGCAGGGCTATGCCGTCCTCAACGCTGATGATGGCTTGGTGGCGAGCATGGCCGAAAACGTGAAGGCGACGGTGGCCTACTTCAGCATGAACCCGGAAAACCCCCTCATTCAAAAGCACATTTCCAGCGGCGGTACGGCAGCCGTTTACGAAGAGGGCTACATCTCAATTTTGAAGCGGGGCTGGAAGTTGCGCATTGAGGATGTCACCAACATTCCCCTCACCCTCTCCGGCAAAGCCAGCTTTATGATTCAAAATGCTCTGGCGGCCACCCTGGCAGCCTTCCTGCATGGGGTTTCCATCGACGACATTCGCATGGCGCTGGGCACCTTCACCAGTTCTGTGGCCCAAACCCCCGGCCGCTTGAACCTGTTCGATGTCGGTGGCTATCAGGTCTTGGTGGATTATGCCCACAATGCGGCAGGATACGAGGCCATTCAAACCACCCTGGAGCGCTGGGATTGTCAGCAAAAAATAGGCGTTATCGGTGGGCCTGGGGATCGGCGCAATAGCGACCTGCGGGAGCTGGGGGTCTTGGCGGCACGGATGTTTGACCGAGCGATCGTTAAAGAAGACGATGACCGTCGTGGACGGGAGCCGGGGGAAGTGGCGGCCCTGATCCGAGAGGGTTGGGAGCAGGAAAAAGCAGGGGGCAGTTTGCAGGAGCTCTTGGATGAGGCAACTGCCATTGAAACGGCTCTAGATAAGGCGGAGCCGGGAGATCTGGTGGTGATTTTTCCAGCGGATGTGCAGCGCACTATCCAGATCATTGGTCGCTTTCAGGACAAGCTCAACCCCAAACCCAGTTACCGCGGCTCCTCCTACAGCATGGGGCCAGACTTTGTGCCTCATCTCCACAGCAGCAAACCCTCAGAGGTCGATGGCATCGCTCCCACGGGATCCCCAGAGTAA
- a CDS encoding cupin domain-containing protein has protein sequence MTEPFQTRTLPESVDAIAPDQSEIRFLVQVEGGSMVHCCLPVGAVSLAVTHRTVEEVWYVLSGQGELWRQQGEQQQIVTLQPGLSLSIPLGTHFQFRNTGRDPLQFIIVTMPPWPGADEAVRVPDYWPTS, from the coding sequence ATGACAGAACCTTTCCAAACCCGAACCCTTCCTGAATCTGTGGATGCCATTGCTCCTGACCAATCGGAAATTCGCTTTTTGGTGCAGGTTGAGGGGGGCAGTATGGTGCATTGTTGCTTGCCGGTCGGGGCCGTTTCTTTGGCTGTAACCCATCGCACCGTTGAGGAGGTGTGGTACGTGCTATCGGGACAGGGGGAACTGTGGCGGCAACAGGGGGAACAGCAGCAGATTGTGACGTTACAGCCAGGGCTTAGTCTGTCCATTCCTTTGGGTACCCACTTTCAATTTCGCAATACGGGAAGGGATCCCTTGCAGTTCATCATTGTCACGATGCCCCCTTGGCCTGGGGCGGATGAAGCGGTGCGGGTGCCGGATTACTGGCCAACTTCTTAA